One window of the bacterium genome contains the following:
- the tgt gene encoding tRNA guanosine(34) transglycosylase Tgt, whose translation MEFHLHHTDAGCKARAGTFHTDHGTVDTPIFMPVGTQGSVKAVQQRELREIGARIILANTYHLALRPGPALLEEAGGLHRFMNWDRPILTDSGGYQVFSLSELRKIENDGVTFQSHIDGSYHRFTPERVIDIQRSIGSDIMMILDECPPADCGYEYAARSNQLTLRWAAQAREHIAKTNPRYGHAQFGFGIVQGNVFEDLRTESANGLVDLDFDGYAVGGLAVGEEAEVMYRITEHTTTQLPENKPRYLMGVGTPVNIVESIARGIDMFDCVMPTRNGRNAMVFTADGPLMIKKERFLHEYRPIDDECDCYACSNFTRAYISNLFRTREILGLQLASIHNLAFYLRLTRDARNAIFQDTFSAWKDDFVARYHAKAAT comes from the coding sequence TTGGAATTTCATCTCCACCATACGGACGCCGGCTGCAAAGCGCGGGCAGGGACGTTTCACACCGACCACGGGACGGTGGATACGCCCATTTTCATGCCTGTCGGAACACAGGGAAGTGTCAAGGCGGTGCAGCAGCGGGAGCTGCGCGAAATCGGCGCACGCATCATCCTGGCGAACACGTATCACCTGGCACTTCGTCCCGGTCCGGCACTGCTCGAAGAGGCGGGTGGACTGCACCGCTTCATGAACTGGGATCGGCCGATCCTCACTGACAGCGGCGGCTATCAGGTGTTCTCGCTCTCCGAACTGCGAAAAATCGAAAACGATGGTGTTACCTTCCAGTCGCATATCGATGGGTCGTACCACCGTTTCACACCTGAACGCGTCATTGATATACAGCGCTCCATCGGCTCCGATATCATGATGATACTTGATGAATGTCCCCCTGCCGACTGCGGCTACGAATACGCCGCTCGCAGTAATCAGCTGACGTTACGCTGGGCAGCCCAGGCGCGCGAGCATATCGCAAAGACGAATCCTCGCTACGGACATGCGCAATTCGGTTTCGGTATCGTGCAGGGAAATGTGTTTGAAGACCTGCGTACGGAAAGTGCAAATGGACTCGTTGATCTGGACTTTGATGGCTATGCGGTTGGCGGACTCGCCGTGGGCGAGGAGGCGGAAGTCATGTACCGGATCACCGAGCACACCACAACGCAGCTTCCCGAAAACAAACCACGTTACCTCATGGGGGTCGGTACCCCGGTGAATATCGTTGAGTCGATCGCACGCGGGATAGACATGTTCGATTGTGTCATGCCCACACGTAATGGCAGGAATGCCATGGTGTTCACTGCTGATGGCCCCCTGATGATAAAGAAGGAACGTTTCCTTCATGAGTATCGTCCGATCGATGATGAATGCGACTGCTACGCCTGCAGCAATTTTACGCGTGCCTATATCTCCAACCTGTTCCGTACGCGCGAAATACTGGGTCTGCAGCTCGCATCGATCCACAACCTTGCATTTTATCTGCGATTGACGCGTGATGCGCGAAATGCTATCTTTCAAGATACTTTCTCTGCATGGAAAGACGATTTCGTCGCGCGCTATCATGCAAAGGCAGCAACGTAA
- a CDS encoding Rrf2 family transcriptional regulator: MQISKSAGYAVHGLGYLVTRGTQQPVQISEIAEDQDVSKTYLAKIFQQLSTARIVVGHRGVTGGYILAREPKEITLVDIIEAVDGPIIRRHCCLGLFGCAIKSKCAVLDAFSEANERFVETLEKMTLKDMVEGMTKAKAPFLAFGKGK, translated from the coding sequence ATGCAAATCTCCAAATCAGCGGGTTATGCGGTTCATGGACTCGGGTACCTCGTGACTCGTGGCACACAGCAACCTGTTCAGATTTCCGAAATCGCCGAGGACCAGGACGTGTCCAAAACCTATCTGGCGAAAATTTTCCAGCAGCTCTCCACTGCCCGCATTGTCGTCGGACATCGTGGCGTCACTGGCGGCTACATCCTCGCAAGGGAGCCGAAAGAGATTACCCTTGTCGATATCATCGAGGCTGTCGATGGACCAATTATCCGGCGCCACTGCTGCCTGGGATTGTTCGGCTGCGCGATCAAGTCGAAATGTGCAGTCCTTGACGCATTCTCCGAAGCAAATGAACGTTTCGTCGAGACGCTGGAGAAAATGACGCTCAAGGATATGGTTGAAGGCATGACGAAGGCCAAGGCACCTTTCCTCGCATTCGGGAAAGGAAAATAA
- a CDS encoding sigma-70 family RNA polymerase sigma factor, which yields MESTEELRKRHLDFEREALPHMDALYNFALRMTSDPDEADDLLQETYLKAYRFFDKFEQGTNCKAWLFRIMKNSFINIYRRTSKEPAKVDYNDVEEFYHSIRAESTDPNDLEEKIFSNILDDDVSTALEALPEEFRTVVILCDIEGFTYEEIADFVECPIGTVRSRLHRGRKMLRSQLYDYATKRGFEDKEKKRKKGNSDSAAATAAATENG from the coding sequence ATGGAGAGTACAGAAGAACTGCGGAAGCGGCACCTGGATTTTGAACGGGAAGCGCTCCCGCACATGGATGCGTTGTACAATTTCGCGCTTCGCATGACCAGCGATCCAGATGAAGCTGACGACCTCCTTCAGGAAACCTATCTCAAAGCCTATCGCTTTTTCGACAAGTTCGAACAGGGAACGAACTGCAAGGCGTGGCTGTTCAGAATAATGAAAAATTCGTTTATCAACATCTACCGGCGTACATCGAAAGAGCCGGCCAAGGTTGACTATAACGATGTCGAGGAGTTCTATCACTCCATCCGTGCCGAATCGACGGATCCGAATGATCTCGAAGAGAAGATTTTCTCCAACATCCTCGACGATGACGTATCCACCGCCCTCGAAGCGCTGCCCGAGGAATTCCGCACCGTTGTGATCCTCTGTGATATCGAAGGATTCACCTACGAAGAGATTGCAGATTTCGTGGAATGTCCGATCGGGACCGTGCGTTCCAGACTGCACCGTGGCAGAAAAATGCTCCGATCGCAACTGTATGATTACGCCACGAAACGCGGCTTCGAGGACAAGGAGAAGAAACGAAAAAAAGGTAATTCAGACAGCGCGGCAGCGACAGCTGCAGCTACGGAAAATGGTTGA
- a CDS encoding universal stress protein produces the protein MLESVSTIVVPVDFSSASLPLLREAMHLAKLYGSELHLLHVYQDVFSVLSMRTFDLNEEVVEEVMIKELREKCDALLAKVEKPSAVHVAMRKGETAEEILAYVEEVSADLIVISTNARSGLEQFFIGSIAQRVVRYALCPVVTLHTTPAD, from the coding sequence ATGCTCGAATCTGTTTCCACCATCGTTGTCCCTGTGGACTTCTCCTCCGCCTCCCTTCCTCTCCTGCGTGAGGCAATGCACCTGGCAAAACTCTACGGATCCGAATTGCACCTGCTGCATGTGTATCAGGATGTCTTTTCCGTCCTGTCCATGCGCACGTTCGACCTGAACGAAGAGGTTGTGGAAGAAGTGATGATCAAGGAACTGCGGGAGAAATGCGATGCGCTGCTGGCAAAAGTCGAGAAGCCCTCTGCCGTGCATGTCGCGATGCGCAAGGGAGAGACTGCGGAAGAAATCCTCGCCTACGTCGAGGAAGTGAGCGCCGACCTGATTGTGATCTCGACCAATGCGCGCAGTGGACTAGAACAATTTTTCATCGGCAGCATCGCACAGCGCGTCGTCCGTTATGCCCTCTGCCCCGTCGTGACATTGCATACGACACCCGCAGACTGA
- the ruvX gene encoding Holliday junction resolvase RuvX codes for MPSNHGRVLAIDYGERRVGLAMSDELGIIASGVGTFANDGTLLTSIANLIEERQVISVVVGLPLTLRGEHGGSAEMVTKFVDQLRKVIDKPVHLIDERFTSTIAERTIREMGVGKKKRREKGKVDEIAAIVLLQGYLDTKTGTAG; via the coding sequence TAATCACGGCCGCGTTCTTGCGATCGATTACGGCGAGCGGCGTGTCGGACTCGCGATGTCCGATGAACTCGGAATTATCGCCTCCGGCGTGGGCACGTTCGCGAATGATGGAACGTTACTCACGTCCATCGCCAACCTTATCGAGGAGCGACAGGTCATCAGCGTGGTTGTCGGACTCCCGCTGACACTGCGCGGAGAACACGGTGGTTCTGCTGAAATGGTAACGAAATTCGTCGATCAGTTGCGGAAGGTCATCGACAAACCTGTGCACCTGATCGACGAACGTTTCACTTCAACGATTGCCGAGCGTACGATACGGGAAATGGGGGTAGGGAAGAAGAAGAGGAGGGAGAAAGGGAAAGTAGACGAAATAGCCGCTATTGTACTGCTTCAGGGATACCTTGATACAAAGACAGGAACTGCCGGTTGA